The genomic segment GCGGGATTGAGCGCCTCACCTGGCTCACCTTACAGCCGTCCTGAAACGGCTGAAACATAACGCCATGGTAGAGAGTCTTCACTCCGCCTACTGCATTTTGACATGGAACCGGTCTATCGGGGTCTGGGTCGCTGTGTGTGCTGTTTCTGGCTCGCAGTAGCCTTTGACATTGTGGGACTGTTCGTTCTTCTCATCGGAGTGTTTGTGAACGTGTTTTTTTATGACCTGCTCATCTACGCGGGCGCCATCGTCATCTTCCTAGGCCTCATCTGGTGGGTGTTCTGGTACTCTGGGAACATCGAGGTGCCCCCGGCGGAACTGGAGGATGATGTTGGGCTACTGAAGAAGGACAAGGGCGCGCTGGGCGGCATCGGCGGCGCGGTGCGGCGCCTCAGCAGCCGCGTGTCCAGTGGCATCAGGAACTCGTTCCGCAGGAATGGAGGGGGGTCCAGTATTCTTGCGGGCGCGCAGGGGTCTTCAGGCGCCGAGGCTCCGCGGGCGGAGCAGGTGGCCATCGCTATGACAACGAGGAGCCCACAGGAGAAGACCGTGCACAGTACCGTCTCGTCATTGGCCGACTGTGACGTAGAGATGCCCCACACAAGTACAGAGACTTCACCAACATAGTGGAGGCCGGCAGGTGAGGCCTTCCATACACAAAAACGCACTAATATACTTTTAATAacttttgatatatattttgtaaattatttttgaatccGAAGagattttggtttaaaaaagtaaaagtatgaGAATCAGACTATTAAACCATATGCCATCTGTGTATTCTTTGAATGTTAAATCCTGGTTAGATAGTTTAAAAGTGGAACTTAAAGAACTACATGTGGCTATGGCAATAAACATCTCTTATCACTGGATAATCATTAGCCACAGTTCACTGCTCACTGAAAGACAAGCCTTTAGTTTAAACAGTAGATTACTTAGCCGGAAATTCTTGAAAACTCTGTTGCCCCAAACTCTGATGAATTGCATAGAAATAATTTCTGCTCACCGCATGTCTACTCATCTCCTCTCAATGCAAAAGCTTTAATAACAATGTTTCATTCCATTTCCTTCCTGCAGACAATAATTTATCATTAGTTCCTTGAGCAAAGGAGAGCCCGTCCTACAGTGCTTGAGGCTGTCTTCAGTTGCATAACATTTTTACTGTTGTGTGTTTCATAATTGATAAAGATATATAGAAGAATTGTCAGCAGTTGTTGAGTGTAAGAAGACAAActgtaaatgtcatgtttttcatgtcatgttttttgagACTTGTGTATGTTAGTTACTAAGTTTTTCCTAAGATTGTATACTGAACAGAAAATGTGCAGTCTCATGGCTGGAAGTCACACCACCTCTGAACTGGGGAAGACCAGTGTGTAGTATGCATCTTGTTACAGAAATTAACTGCAAAGTGACTGAATTTGGACATTGAATTTGTTCTTGTCACCgatatatatttaatcacatttgCAATTGTTTTAATCAAAGTATATGCATGTATGTGATGATTTTTGTGTGACTGGAATGTTGTGatgtattcagtgtattttaTGTGTTTTCAAGTCTGTCTTGTTAAAATGTCTTGATCTCAATGACACACACAATGCATCACCAAATCATGAGTTAAATACATTGTATTGTTATTGAATTATCAGTCCAGGGCGTTGGTCTCCTGGTCAGTTGGTCGTCTGGTCAGTTCATATGCTCTCTTTTGATCAAATTGCCATTGGTAGGCGCTGTTTATTTTATAAGGAGGAAAGCTAAATCAACCCCCTTTCTGGATTAAATTCAGGACTTaatttcacaattttaaaaagtcgGCTTCAAACTAACTGTCAAAAAGTTGTTAGTGTGCCTGCATTTTGTTGAAACATATTATCAAAAAGGCGAATGTAAACTTTACAAACAACAGCCGTGTCCCATGCCGGTTTCATCCCTTTTTTGTGTGCCATTGAAACACATCCATTCTTGTCTGTTTTACTTTCGCCTGTATTTGGTTGTACCGTGTGTTTTGGCAGTGTGTGTATTGTAAAATTGATAACATTTTCTTAATCTGCTTAAGTTTTGTCTATTCACGTGTATTTTCTCAAGTTGCAGTATATTGGGCTCACTGGGCCACCATACCAAAAGGTCCATTCTTTTCCAGTCCtctttttatgatttatatgaCACCATAATCACATAATCAGTCATCTTGACACCCAGAATAACATTCCTGACTGTTTTGTGCAGACTATATACAGTTCTATTTCATTCTACTCCTAATGTTCTGATCAGACTAATGATTCATCCTGTCTGCATTCATGAACTGTAGAGATGGATGAACAAAAACTTCCTGCAGGTGAA from the Scophthalmus maximus strain ysfricsl-2021 chromosome 17, ASM2237912v1, whole genome shotgun sequence genome contains:
- the si:dkeyp-72e1.6 gene encoding transmembrane protein 238-like, which encodes MEPVYRGLGRCVCCFWLAVAFDIVGLFVLLIGVFVNVFFYDLLIYAGAIVIFLGLIWWVFWYSGNIEVPPAELEDDVGLLKKDKGALGGIGGAVRRLSSRVSSGIRNSFRRNGGGSSILAGAQGSSGAEAPRAEQVAIAMTTRSPQEKTVHSTVSSLADCDVEMPHTSTETSPT